The proteins below are encoded in one region of Plasmodium relictum strain SGS1 genome assembly, chromosome: 5:
- a CDS encoding chromosome associated protein, putative, translating to MYIKQIKLKGFRTYKNETIIDFTKGINCIVGFNGSGKSNILLAIEFILSDMCEYKHIFLHEGIGNAVRSCFVEITFDNSEKYFSMFKESEIKIKKVLENMKCEIFVNEKNISKNQYVELLESCGLCINNLYNIIKQGQIIKLSNMKDEEILNYLKSILGAKIFEEKKRDALSMLKECDSKKETIEKEFNDMNTKLESLQEEFEKFLIYKKLEKEKVHLEYFLNEINYKNIYEETQILKSKLQELKNKIQDEDNILNLSNNSKSEYTEKLNKMKLEIVSYQNELDKTISEEIQNKRNIVHLQILIDEKKKEKSLKESKNKSKIENMNQINEFISRVNGKLQKLKSVINLKEKEIENKNNEINMLLSKNKTKNTKEGSYSHNVKKIEKMISDINAEISFLEKEVIKNEKYLKELEEESKLLNKNIKENETLSKKCIDEINELNNKSESLVEQKRQFQQKISESTANMNNIKSQIIEVNDKYDEIIKSSNKEIVKMVELILEDTNINNDNILGFLIDNINVDKTYVKAVDTILENHYFTLIVKDMKTAKKIIEFIEKKREEKKNKEFDFKDFFFGKLTIVPLLNIKKFNDFAYPNDKNIVPLINCINYNSQIYEFLKNILFKTVIVKSLESCQNYLEENYNCVNIDGDYLSKHGFMYGGYNKKKYGIYTIYNKLKELKKEEKNEKINIEGLYDNIEKIDDELRILYDKKSTSLAQKNGCAATLNSITNNIHINDEHIRTTNEKIKSLQEKKESLEEYKDKLKIQILHLRNNNINPDESKKEELDINALNDEVKKLKEELNKIRNEYDDFKSKLELLYQKRNENDSNIFMEEYEDLDIDEYNKELNDKKNLIEKIEKEKIHCEQKIKQINKEIENVKSNIDKILINEKKHKKKILDLCHQMNQINEELRILEGKEENIRKKKILLPQGTKELEEYKNYNKTQLSAKLKSITLEIKKYSNVNEKAGDRLNMLMSDFNELKKRNEEITASYKNIKDMIQHIGKKKDEALEATYIKINKYFSEYFSLLFKNRKASLVLKKMSEKDYKDKLKEMSERKVKKKIIDEEAYVDKITGISINITSNEDDKMTYTIQELSGGERSIVAICLFLCLNKIDNFSFFFFDEIDAALDTIHRDNLSLLLKELANRGTQFIITTFRKELLEYCENLYIVKIIDRESYISKGTKKEAYDIISIEEKNALEN from the exons ATGTACATAAagcaaataaaattaaaaggtTTTCGaacttataaaaatgaaacaatAATTGATTTTACTAAAGGAATTAATTGCATag TTGGGTTTAATGGATCAGGAAAAAGTAACATTTTATTGGCAATTGAATTTATATTAAGTGATATGTGTGAGTACAAGCATATTTTTTTGCATGAAGGAATAGGAAATGCTGTTAGAAGTTGTTTTGTTGAGATCACTTTCGATAAttcagaaaaatattttagtatGTTTAAAGAAAgtgaaattaaaataaaaaaagttttagaAAATATGAAATGCGAAATATttgttaatgaaaaaaatattagtaaAAATCAATATGTTGAATTATTAGAAAGTTGCGgtttatgtattaataaCTTATACAATATCATTAAACAAGgacaaattataaaattaagtaATATGAAAGATGaggaaattttaaattatttaaaaagtatattaggtgcaaaaatatttgaagaaaaaaaaagagatgcCTTATCGATGTTGAAAGAATGTGATtctaaaaaagaaacaatTGAAAAAGAGTTTAATGATATGAATACTAAATTAGAAAGTTTACAGGAAGAATTtgagaaatttttaatatataaaaaattagaaaaagaaaaagttcatttagaatattttttaaatgaaataaattacaaaaatatctATGAAGAAACTCAAATTTTAAAGTCAAAATTgcaagaattaaaaaataaaattcaagatgaagataatattttaaatttaagtaATAATTCTAAGTCAGAATATacagaaaaattaaataaaatgaagtTAGAAATTGTCTCATACCAAAATGAGTTAGATAAAACTATTTCAGAagaaatacaaaataaaagaaatattgtACATTTACAAATTTTAattgatgaaaaaaagaaggaaaaaagtttaaaagaatcgaaaaataaaagtaaaattgaaaatatgaatcaaattaatgaatttatttCAAGAGTTAACGGAAAATTACAGAAACTTAAATCTGTTAtcaatttaaaagaaaaagaaatagaaaataaaaataatgaaataaatatg ttattatcaaaaaataagACAAAAAATACAAAGGAAGGTAGTTATTCTCATAATGTGAAAAAAATTGAGAAAATGATAAGTGATATTAATGCAGAAATATcatttttagaaaaagag gtaataaaaaatgaaaaatatttaaaagaattagaaGAGGAATCTaaacttttaaataaaaatattaaagagaATGAAACTTTATCTAAAAAATGCATCGATGAAATTAATGAACtaaataat aagTCTGAAAGCTTAGTTGAACAAAAAAGACAGTTCCAACAAAAAATATCAGAAAGCACAGCAAATATGAACAACATCAAAAGCCAAATAATTGAAGTAAATg ataaataTGATGAAATCATAAAAAGTTCTAATAAAGAAATTGTTAAAATGGTAGAACTTATTCTAGAAGACACGaacataaataatgataatattttaggatttttaattgataatataaat gtAGATAAAACTTATGTTAAAGCTGTTGATACAATTTTAGAAAATCATTATTTTACATTAATTGTTAAGGATATGAAGACAGCCAAAAAAATAATCgaatttatagaaaaaaaaagggaggaaaaaaaaaacaaggAATTTGATtttaaagattttttttttggaaaatTAACCATAGTACCTTtattaaacataaaaaaatttaatgattTTGCATATcctaatgataaaaatattgttcctttaataaattgtataaattataatagtcaaatttatgaatttttaaaaaatattttatttaaaactgTTATTGTGAAATCATTAGAATCTTGCCAAAATTATTTGGAAGAAAATTACAATTGTGTAAATATTGATGGAGATTAT TTAAGCAAACATGGTTTTATGTATGGtggatataataaaaaaaaatatggtaTTTATACCATTTACAATAagttaaaagaattaaaaaaagaagaaaaaaacgAGAAAATTAATATTGAAGGATTGTATgataatattgaaaaaatagaTGATGAATTAAGAATCCTTTATGATAAGAAATCAACTTCGTTAGCTCAAAAAAATGGATGTGCAGCAACACTTAACTCAATTACTAacaatatacatataaatgaTGAGCATATTAGAActacaaatgaaaaaataaagtcattgcaagaaaaaaaagaaagtctTGAAGAATAcaaagataaattaaaaatacaaatattgCATTTAcgcaataataatataaatcctgatgaatcaaaaaaagaagagCTTGATATTAATGCTTTAAATGATGAagtaaaaaagttaaaagaagaacttaataaaattagaaaCGAATATGATGATTTTAAGAGTAAGTTAGAATTGCTGTATCAGAAAAGAAATGAG aatgattctaatatatttatggAAGAATATGAAGATTTAGATATCGATGAATACAACAAAGAAttgaatgataaaaaaaatttaattgaaaAG aTTGAAAAAGAGAAGATACATTgtgaacaaaaaataaaacaaattaat aaagagatagaaaatgtaaaatcaaatatagataaaattttaataaatgagaagaaacataaaaaaaaaattttagatcTATGCCATCAGATGAATCAAATAAATGAAGAACTTAGAATTTTAGa AGGAAAGGaggaaaatataagaaaaaaaaaaattttgttacCTCAAGGAACAAAAGAATtagaagaatataaaaattataataagaCACAATTATCTGCAAAACTTAAATCGATAACACTT gagataaaaaaatattcaaatgTAAATGAAAAAGCAGGAGATAGATTAAATATGCTCATGA gtgATTTTAATGAActaaaaaagagaaatgaagaaataactgcttcttataaaaatattaaagatatGATACAA CATATAGGGAAGAAAAAGGATGAAGCTTTAGAGGCTAcctatattaaaataaataaatatttttctgagtatttttcattactttttaaaaatagaaaagcGAGCTTg gttttgaaaaaaatgagcGAAAAGGAttataaagataaattaaaGGAAATGAGTGAAAGAaaagtaaagaaaaaaataattgatgAAGAAG caTATGTTGATAAAATCACAGGAATATCAATAAATATTACTTCAAATGAAGATGATAAAATGACTTATACAATTCAAGAATTGTCTg gAGGGGAAAGGAGCATTGTTgctatttgtttatttttatgcttaaataaaattgataatttttcctttttcttttttgatgAAATAGATGCAGCTTTAGATACAATACATAGAGATAATCTTTCGTTATT attaAAAGAACTAGCTAACAGAGGAACACAATTCATAATTACAACTTTTAG aaaagaGTTACTGGAATATTGTGAAAATCTGtatatagtaaaaataatagatcGAGAAAGTTATATATCTAAAGGaacaaaaaaagaagcaTACGATATAATTAGCATT gaagaaaaaaatgccTTAGAAAATTAG